Proteins encoded together in one Psychrobacter sp. 28M-43 window:
- a CDS encoding carbon-nitrogen hydrolase family protein, which yields MKLMIAQTNPLLAEATANLEALESLCRLAVEEKVDLLALPELAFTGYNIFERLDTLAQTIDGPIVTEAARLADRYNLHLLFGFAERQSNGELSNSAILLDDNGKHLATYNKRHLWDRENEFFTAGKKSCVVDTRFGKLGLMICYDNEFPEVARELAQAGAEVILSPTANMLPNAERQVLQIRARAIDNQCFVACINRSGVEDTLHYCGNSIVAGPDGEVIGRLGLTAGTMIVDIDIARIDESRMHQNYLKDLRVLKDTHVVNGADL from the coding sequence ATGAAATTGATGATTGCTCAAACCAATCCTTTACTGGCTGAAGCGACGGCCAATCTAGAAGCTTTAGAGTCGCTTTGTCGCCTAGCAGTAGAGGAAAAAGTAGATCTGCTCGCGTTGCCAGAGCTTGCATTTACAGGCTACAACATCTTTGAGCGTCTTGATACGCTAGCGCAGACTATCGATGGTCCAATTGTCACTGAAGCAGCTAGGCTTGCTGATAGATATAACTTGCATCTATTGTTTGGTTTCGCTGAGCGCCAGTCTAATGGTGAGTTAAGCAACTCTGCCATACTGCTAGATGACAATGGAAAACACCTTGCGACTTATAATAAGCGTCATTTATGGGATCGTGAAAACGAGTTCTTTACAGCAGGTAAAAAGTCCTGCGTGGTTGATACTAGATTTGGCAAGTTAGGTTTAATGATTTGCTACGATAATGAGTTCCCAGAGGTGGCACGAGAGTTGGCACAAGCAGGCGCAGAGGTCATCCTGTCACCGACAGCAAATATGCTGCCAAATGCAGAGCGTCAAGTACTGCAAATTCGCGCTCGTGCCATTGACAATCAATGCTTTGTTGCTTGTATCAACCGCTCAGGCGTAGAAGACACTCTTCATTACTGTGGCAATAGCATCGTCGCTGGTCCCGATGGCGAGGTAATCGGAAGGCTTGGTTTGACCGCTGGCACGATGATAGTAGATATCGATATCGCCCGTATTGATGAGAGTCGTATGCATCAAAATTATCTTAAGGACCTGCGTGTTCTTAAAGATACTCATGTCGTTAATGGAGCTGACTTATGA
- a CDS encoding purine-cytosine permease family protein: MSKPSSFFGQDTLSPNEAGHSLGSIGTFALWFGANIVVTTILTGMLLVPDLRFTTAITTVLIGSLIGAIPLLLVGLMGQRTGLPSMALTRRAYGPLGSQLISLVNMGVLIAWSCIQALLAGMSLNYAIEATTGYSNLPLFVILCETVVVLIVLRGHLGIELVERWAALAMAGLTVVVLYQLNQHYDVSTLFEMPVESRNGITLGIAFDIVIATAFSWMSSAADYNRNCKTSKIAVWGTYFGYIMAAIVAMGLGATISGLSILNGMEQTYDPTRLLADFGFGLPAALVIFFSVMTTNVMAVYSATLSCMNIAPNMSFWKPALIIGLVTIFGALIPGILDQFQNFLLIVGALFIPAFSVMIVDYYLVGQEGYTAKLLDSTKQLGRPTAKIAIAAYLIGAALAAYWTLIAPPSFGASLPVFIITGGLYWLGATLFTRPNSAITSAQKEPSL, from the coding sequence ATGAGTAAACCTTCTTCATTTTTTGGTCAAGATACCCTCTCTCCAAATGAAGCTGGACACAGTTTGGGTTCAATTGGTACGTTTGCGCTGTGGTTTGGTGCCAATATCGTAGTCACAACCATCTTAACTGGGATGTTGTTGGTACCAGATCTACGATTTACCACTGCTATTACGACCGTACTCATTGGTTCTTTAATCGGTGCAATTCCACTGCTTTTGGTTGGTTTGATGGGCCAGCGTACCGGTTTGCCATCGATGGCGCTAACACGTAGAGCTTATGGACCACTTGGTAGCCAGTTGATCTCACTGGTAAACATGGGCGTACTTATTGCGTGGAGCTGTATTCAGGCGCTGCTCGCTGGTATGAGTCTGAACTACGCGATTGAGGCGACCACAGGTTATAGTAACCTGCCACTATTTGTGATCTTGTGTGAGACCGTCGTGGTGCTAATTGTGTTACGTGGTCACCTCGGTATTGAGCTGGTCGAGCGCTGGGCGGCACTAGCCATGGCAGGTCTTACGGTCGTCGTGCTTTATCAACTTAACCAACATTATGATGTATCGACCCTGTTTGAGATGCCAGTTGAATCACGCAATGGTATTACGCTAGGTATTGCGTTTGATATTGTCATTGCTACTGCATTCTCTTGGATGTCCTCGGCAGCTGATTACAACCGTAACTGTAAGACTTCAAAGATTGCCGTATGGGGTACTTACTTTGGCTACATTATGGCGGCTATCGTTGCCATGGGTTTGGGTGCGACGATATCAGGGCTTTCTATCTTAAACGGTATGGAACAGACTTACGACCCAACTCGTCTACTTGCTGACTTTGGTTTTGGCCTGCCAGCTGCTCTAGTTATCTTCTTTTCAGTCATGACAACCAATGTAATGGCAGTCTATAGCGCAACGCTATCCTGCATGAACATCGCTCCTAACATGAGCTTTTGGAAACCTGCACTTATCATTGGTTTGGTCACTATCTTTGGGGCGCTGATACCAGGTATTTTAGACCAGTTTCAAAACTTCTTATTAATCGTAGGTGCACTATTTATCCCAGCATTTTCAGTCATGATTGTCGATTATTATCTTGTTGGTCAAGAAGGCTATACCGCAAAGCTGCTTGACTCTACCAAACAGTTAGGTCGTCCTACTGCAAAGATTGCTATCGCAGCCTATCTAATCGGTGCAGCGCTCGCCGCATACTGGACTTTGATAGCGCCTCCATCTTTCGGTGCTTCATTACCTGTCTTTATTATTACTGGTGGTCTTTACTGGTTAGGTGCGACTTTGTTTACTCGTCCTAATAGCGCTATCACTTCAGCTCAAAAGGAGCCATCATTATGA
- the speB gene encoding agmatinase, with protein sequence MTFNQPLSGNDMPRFGGFASMMRLPTQADAEGLDVAFVGVPLDIGASNRSGARLGPRQIRDESRMIRPYNVATRAAPFESLQVADIGDVPINTFNLLKSVDIIEKFYTDKIVKHGAIPLTLGGDHTIALPILRALAKKHGPVGMVHIDAHADINDDMFGEKIAHGTPFRRAVEENLIDGNRVVQIGLRGTGYSAEEFDWSTEQGFRVVPAEECWYKSLTPLMAEVREKLGDGPVYLSFDIDGIDPAFAPGTGTAEIGGLTSTQGIEIIRGMRGLDVVGGDLVEVSPPYDPFGNTSVLAANLLFEMLCILPGVRYDDKVKAVY encoded by the coding sequence ATGACATTCAATCAACCATTAAGCGGCAATGATATGCCAAGATTTGGCGGTTTCGCTTCTATGATGCGTCTGCCAACTCAAGCCGATGCTGAAGGGTTAGATGTGGCGTTCGTTGGCGTACCTTTGGATATTGGTGCATCCAACCGTAGCGGTGCAAGATTGGGTCCTAGACAGATTCGTGATGAGTCAAGAATGATTCGTCCCTATAATGTGGCCACTCGCGCTGCGCCTTTTGAGTCATTACAAGTCGCTGACATCGGCGATGTGCCTATCAATACGTTCAATCTGCTAAAAAGCGTTGATATCATCGAAAAATTCTATACCGATAAAATCGTCAAACACGGCGCGATTCCTCTAACACTAGGTGGCGATCATACTATCGCGTTGCCTATTCTGCGTGCACTTGCCAAAAAACATGGCCCTGTCGGTATGGTACATATCGATGCTCATGCTGATATCAATGATGATATGTTTGGCGAAAAAATCGCTCATGGTACGCCATTCCGCCGTGCTGTTGAAGAAAACCTCATCGATGGCAATCGTGTGGTACAGATTGGCCTACGTGGTACAGGCTATAGCGCTGAAGAGTTTGACTGGTCAACTGAGCAAGGATTCCGTGTGGTACCTGCTGAAGAGTGTTGGTATAAGTCGCTAACACCGCTCATGGCTGAAGTACGCGAAAAGCTAGGCGATGGTCCTGTCTACTTGAGCTTCGATATCGACGGTATTGATCCTGCATTTGCCCCAGGTACAGGCACTGCTGAAATCGGCGGTTTGACCTCTACTCAAGGTATCGAAATCATTCGCGGTATGCGTGGCCTAGACGTGGTCGGCGGGGATTTAGTCGAAGTATCACCACCGTATGATCCATTTGGTAACACCTCGGTATTGGCGGCGAACTTATTGTTCGAGATGCTATGCATCCTGCCGGGCGTACGCTATGACGACAAGGTTAAGGCGGTTTACTAG
- a CDS encoding LysR family transcriptional regulator: MILDELIKIDIKTLRSFMAIVECQGVTAAQSRLNVTTSVISGHLTHLEDRLGMTLCHRGRAGFKLTEDGAAVYEACLGFTESVASFQHQLHYIKQLDSVHGGHIRLCLIDQMPKFFYDALRQRLANSYRNNPLIHFSIDVQSPESMLEKLLSNESDIGVGYFGSFPPLLTFKPAFVEKQVVCCGREHGLFYNSEGLTFEDLEQNYPWIKRGYVVEHHINHIRPKTLSATTYHMEATAQLILAGHHVGYLPRDLAKRYEGMGLMKILLPDEASYDVEHHWAYRENQPKQAADFLNKMMNLL; this comes from the coding sequence TTGATATTGGATGAACTGATAAAGATAGACATCAAAACACTACGTAGCTTTATGGCTATCGTAGAGTGTCAAGGCGTGACGGCCGCTCAGTCACGTTTGAATGTCACTACTTCTGTGATCAGTGGACACTTAACCCACTTAGAAGATCGCTTAGGCATGACGCTGTGTCATCGTGGTCGAGCAGGATTTAAACTCACAGAGGACGGTGCCGCTGTTTACGAGGCATGTTTGGGCTTTACCGAATCAGTCGCCAGCTTTCAACATCAGCTGCATTACATTAAACAATTAGACTCAGTTCACGGCGGGCACATCAGGCTTTGCTTGATTGATCAGATGCCCAAATTTTTTTATGATGCACTTAGACAACGTCTAGCCAACAGCTACCGCAATAACCCACTAATACACTTCTCTATCGACGTACAAAGCCCTGAGAGCATGTTAGAAAAGCTCTTAAGTAACGAGAGTGACATTGGTGTGGGTTATTTTGGCAGCTTTCCACCTTTACTGACTTTTAAGCCAGCATTTGTTGAAAAACAAGTGGTCTGCTGTGGACGCGAGCATGGGCTGTTTTATAACTCGGAAGGATTAACTTTTGAAGACCTAGAACAGAACTATCCGTGGATAAAAAGAGGCTATGTGGTAGAGCATCATATCAATCATATTCGCCCCAAGACGTTAAGCGCGACTACTTATCATATGGAGGCGACAGCGCAGCTTATCCTTGCGGGTCACCATGTTGGCTACTTGCCGCGTGATTTAGCAAAGCGTTATGAGGGTATGGGACTGATGAAAATACTACTGCCTGATGAGGCAAGCTATGATGTTGAGCACCATTGGGCATATCGAGAAAATCAGCCTAAACAAGCAGCTGACTTTTTGAATAAGATGATGAACTTGTTATAA
- a CDS encoding potassium/proton antiporter: protein MDTLNILYLVGAVLIFASIMASTLSARLGVPLLLLFLIVGMLAGEQGILGIEFSQYALANFVGQAALACILLDGGLRTSFKSFRVGLKPAITLATWGVLVTVMVLGVFVTWLLDVDWRFGLLMAAIVGSTDAAAVFSLLRNGGVKLNDRVQATLELESGANDPLAILLVTGLIALNVDPAGQTVFGFLVLLLQQLSFGLGMGLLFGYFLSRLLPKVHLAEGMYAILILSAGLAVFAATNLIGGSGFLAVYLTGVLIGNHKVRSTEHVMRVMDSFAWLSQAVLFVVLGLLVTPSNVLNVWHYSVAIALFMIFVARPIAVYTSVKPFKFKDREIGFISWVGLRGAVPITLAILPVMAGIDNAFMLFDIAFGVVVLSLILQGTTIPTMANLFKVRIPTNKDPKEEHEVWVSDKASITLYEFEAKSGAFAIGRHPMGISKGINPDEISVFALVRNQQIVVVDDNTKLKFGDSVWYAMRGNHASKIAKIFNDTTLDRKAIDDFYGDWLLSPSVKLGDLPFFTGIMASETLVKTLKTSDEDSAKNMWEQTVAEYVKSHLGTAPVSGDTVVVSDEWSLVIKEVDDKGKLRTIGLKYQQPSVVV, encoded by the coding sequence ATGGATACCTTAAATATCCTGTATCTCGTAGGCGCAGTACTAATTTTCGCCAGTATCATGGCGAGTACATTATCGGCGCGCTTAGGCGTACCATTGTTGTTGCTGTTTTTGATAGTGGGTATGTTGGCAGGCGAGCAGGGTATCTTGGGTATTGAGTTCTCTCAATATGCGCTAGCCAATTTCGTTGGGCAGGCAGCCTTAGCCTGTATCTTGCTAGATGGTGGTTTACGTACGTCCTTTAAATCGTTTCGAGTAGGGCTAAAACCTGCGATTACGCTGGCCACATGGGGCGTGTTGGTCACGGTCATGGTGCTAGGGGTCTTTGTCACTTGGCTGCTCGATGTCGATTGGCGCTTTGGTTTACTGATGGCAGCGATTGTCGGCTCGACCGATGCAGCAGCGGTATTTTCTCTATTACGTAATGGCGGCGTCAAGCTTAACGACCGTGTACAAGCAACGCTTGAACTTGAGTCTGGTGCCAACGATCCCTTGGCTATTTTATTAGTTACTGGTTTGATTGCCCTAAATGTAGATCCTGCTGGTCAGACAGTATTTGGCTTTTTAGTTTTATTGCTACAGCAGCTGAGCTTTGGTCTCGGCATGGGCTTATTGTTCGGTTATTTTCTATCCCGATTATTGCCCAAGGTACATTTAGCAGAAGGCATGTACGCCATTTTAATCCTCTCTGCTGGCTTGGCTGTGTTCGCCGCGACCAATCTCATTGGTGGCAGTGGATTTTTGGCGGTATACCTCACTGGTGTGTTAATCGGCAACCATAAGGTGCGCTCGACAGAGCATGTCATGCGAGTGATGGACAGCTTTGCTTGGCTGTCGCAGGCCGTGCTTTTCGTAGTATTAGGACTATTGGTCACTCCGTCAAACGTCCTCAATGTCTGGCATTATTCGGTTGCAATCGCGCTCTTTATGATCTTTGTCGCGCGTCCTATTGCCGTCTATACCAGCGTAAAACCTTTCAAATTTAAAGACAGAGAGATTGGGTTTATCTCTTGGGTTGGCTTGCGCGGTGCAGTGCCTATTACCTTGGCAATTTTACCCGTCATGGCTGGGATAGATAACGCCTTTATGCTGTTTGATATTGCCTTTGGCGTCGTGGTTCTGTCGTTGATTTTGCAAGGCACAACCATCCCGACGATGGCCAATCTGTTTAAGGTACGTATTCCAACCAATAAAGACCCAAAAGAGGAGCATGAAGTCTGGGTATCCGATAAGGCCAGTATCACGCTGTATGAGTTTGAGGCAAAGTCGGGCGCATTTGCCATTGGGCGTCATCCTATGGGTATCTCCAAAGGTATTAACCCAGATGAAATCAGTGTCTTTGCGCTAGTCCGTAATCAGCAAATCGTAGTAGTCGATGACAACACAAAGCTAAAATTCGGTGACAGTGTCTGGTATGCGATGAGAGGTAATCACGCGAGCAAAATCGCCAAGATTTTCAATGACACAACATTAGATCGCAAAGCTATCGATGACTTCTATGGCGATTGGTTGCTATCACCGAGTGTTAAGCTTGGTGATTTGCCGTTTTTTACAGGAATTATGGCATCTGAGACATTGGTAAAAACACTCAAAACGTCTGATGAAGACAGCGCAAAAAACATGTGGGAGCAAACGGTGGCCGAGTACGTGAAATCACACTTAGGTACCGCGCCAGTGTCGGGCGATACCGTTGTGGTGAGTGACGAGTGGTCATTGGTTATTAAGGAAGTCGATGACAAAGGGAAGCTAAGAACCATTGGTCTAAAGTACCAACAACCGTCTGTAGTAGTGTAA
- a CDS encoding GlpM family protein, with the protein MIWLKMLIGALMVLAIQMFAQTRFFYLAALAPLFPTFTLISHFIVGTERSPADLKVALIFSMLGVIPHLIYTFVVFFSISYMSLYKALLLGVVAWTVAAAILVLTWQYIQG; encoded by the coding sequence GTGATTTGGTTAAAAATGCTTATCGGCGCATTGATGGTACTGGCGATTCAAATGTTCGCCCAAACCCGATTTTTCTATTTGGCGGCACTTGCGCCACTATTCCCCACCTTTACGTTAATCAGTCACTTTATCGTTGGTACTGAGCGCAGTCCCGCAGATTTAAAGGTCGCGTTGATATTCAGTATGCTTGGCGTCATACCGCATTTGATTTATACCTTTGTGGTGTTTTTTAGCATCAGTTATATGAGTTTATACAAGGCACTGCTATTAGGTGTGGTCGCTTGGACGGTTGCGGCTGCGATTCTGGTACTGACATGGCAATACATTCAGGGTTAA
- a CDS encoding alpha-keto acid decarboxylase family protein, whose product MSQQYTIADYLFDRVAEAGASEIFGVPGDFNLTFLDNVLASDKLRWVGNTNELNAGYAADGYARERGFAAMVTTFGVGELSAINATAGSFAEYAPVLHIVGAPSTALQDSKRRIHHSLGDGVFNHFIKMVEPVTVARAQLTPENAASEIDRVIRLILKKHRPGYLLLSPDVARQPIYPPTTKLIDSQEDITSQAALSDFKQALTEFLPNKTTTLMADLMVHRLGLQSQLKALIAETDIPYTTLSWGKTLLDENSDRWAGTYAGVASRPIVKDAVENCECLIKVGVQYTDTTTAGFSQDINEDVVVDLHYERASISGKNFAPIALKDALQALHEVMTSGINIVPKPFCEEVKPHEQKGKDSEAIRQDDLWHIIADRLDHNNLVFSEQGTAYFGISDVRLPEGVTSYGQPMWGSIGYTLPASLGAAIASPDKRSVLLIGDGSALLTIQELAVMIQERINPVIVLINNDGYTVERAIHGENQYYNDIPKCDWQIMPRAFGATEENSVLLKAETAGELKSAFEKAAATTDKLIMIEVIADKHDIPPLLADISAALKPKKD is encoded by the coding sequence ATGAGTCAACAATATACCATCGCTGATTATTTGTTTGATCGTGTCGCAGAAGCGGGTGCATCTGAGATATTTGGCGTACCTGGTGATTTCAATTTAACTTTTTTGGATAACGTTCTAGCCTCTGACAAGCTACGCTGGGTGGGTAATACCAATGAGCTAAATGCTGGTTATGCTGCCGATGGCTATGCACGCGAGCGTGGATTTGCCGCCATGGTGACGACCTTTGGCGTAGGCGAGCTGTCAGCGATTAACGCAACCGCAGGTTCTTTTGCTGAGTATGCGCCGGTATTGCATATTGTCGGTGCACCAAGCACAGCGCTACAAGACTCAAAGCGCCGTATTCATCATTCGCTTGGTGATGGTGTATTCAACCATTTTATTAAGATGGTCGAGCCAGTGACGGTAGCCCGTGCGCAGCTTACTCCTGAAAATGCTGCCTCAGAAATTGATAGAGTGATTCGCTTGATTCTCAAAAAGCATCGTCCAGGTTACTTACTATTATCACCAGACGTCGCGCGTCAGCCTATCTATCCACCAACGACCAAGCTGATCGATAGTCAAGAAGACATTACTAGCCAAGCAGCATTATCAGATTTTAAGCAAGCCCTAACCGAGTTTTTGCCAAACAAGACTACCACACTGATGGCAGATTTGATGGTGCATCGTTTGGGATTGCAGTCACAGCTCAAAGCATTGATCGCTGAGACAGATATTCCTTATACCACGCTATCTTGGGGCAAGACACTGCTTGATGAAAATAGTGATCGTTGGGCAGGTACTTATGCGGGTGTTGCTTCGCGTCCAATTGTCAAAGATGCGGTAGAAAACTGCGAATGTCTCATCAAAGTAGGGGTGCAATATACTGACACTACTACCGCAGGGTTTAGCCAAGATATCAATGAAGATGTGGTCGTAGACTTGCATTATGAGCGTGCTTCTATCAGTGGTAAGAACTTTGCACCGATTGCGCTAAAAGACGCGCTGCAAGCCCTACATGAAGTGATGACCTCCGGCATTAATATCGTGCCAAAACCTTTCTGTGAAGAAGTTAAGCCGCACGAACAAAAAGGCAAAGACAGTGAGGCTATCCGCCAAGATGACCTATGGCACATTATCGCTGACCGCTTAGACCACAATAATTTGGTGTTTTCTGAACAAGGGACAGCCTATTTTGGTATCAGTGATGTGCGCCTGCCAGAAGGGGTGACGTCATATGGACAGCCGATGTGGGGCTCAATTGGCTATACGTTGCCTGCCAGCTTGGGCGCGGCAATCGCATCGCCAGATAAGCGTAGTGTGTTATTAATTGGGGACGGTTCAGCATTGCTAACGATCCAAGAGTTGGCGGTCATGATTCAAGAGCGCATCAATCCTGTGATCGTCTTAATCAATAACGACGGCTATACGGTAGAGCGCGCAATTCATGGCGAAAACCAATACTATAACGATATCCCTAAATGCGATTGGCAAATCATGCCGCGAGCGTTTGGCGCGACAGAAGAAAATAGTGTACTACTCAAAGCAGAGACAGCAGGCGAGCTAAAATCTGCTTTCGAAAAAGCTGCTGCGACTACCGATAAGCTTATAATGATTGAGGTAATCGCAGACAAGCATGATATACCGCCATTGCTAGCAGACATCAGCGCGGCACTAAAGCCAAAAAAGGATTAA
- a CDS encoding PQQ-dependent sugar dehydrogenase, which produces MKSLNILSISFLVAALLSACGENNVNDAEQLGANPTLPESQRGLLPTLKIAEPAGWGDNRPIVPSGYEITAIATDLQIPRQTLVLPNGDILIAEGKGGGAPKLRPKDIIATYFKAKGTTSVKGGNRLTLLRDSNDDGTYETRTVFAENLNAPYGLALIEDQLYVANQDAVVQFDYQPGQTTASGPPRKLTDLPSMVNHHWTKAMTASPDGQFLYVGIGSNSNITENGLDVEADRAMVWEIDAKSGAHRPYATGLRNPTALAILPGTSQLWAVINERDELGPRLVPDYLTSVQEGKFYGWPYSYWGQNVDPRVKPEQPDMVAAAIAPDYSLGSHKAPLGIAFSTTTMGGKFSEGAFIGEHGSWNRSDPAGYDVVFVPFSNGKPAGDPVNFVTGFQGENGKTFGRPVGVTVDPKGALIVADDLSNTIWRVTPN; this is translated from the coding sequence ATGAAATCACTCAATATCTTATCGATATCTTTTTTAGTCGCTGCTCTCTTAAGCGCATGTGGCGAAAATAATGTAAACGATGCAGAACAGTTAGGTGCCAATCCAACCTTGCCCGAATCTCAACGGGGCCTATTACCCACTTTGAAAATCGCTGAGCCAGCAGGTTGGGGAGATAACCGCCCTATAGTGCCGTCAGGTTATGAAATCACAGCTATTGCCACTGACCTTCAGATTCCACGGCAGACGCTAGTCTTGCCTAATGGTGACATACTGATTGCTGAGGGCAAGGGCGGTGGTGCACCCAAGCTACGTCCTAAAGACATTATTGCTACTTATTTCAAGGCTAAAGGTACTACATCCGTCAAAGGAGGTAACCGTCTGACTCTTCTGCGCGACAGTAATGACGACGGCACTTACGAGACACGTACTGTATTCGCCGAGAATCTGAATGCGCCTTATGGTCTTGCACTAATCGAAGACCAACTGTACGTTGCCAATCAAGATGCGGTAGTGCAATTCGATTATCAGCCCGGACAGACCACCGCTAGTGGACCGCCACGCAAACTCACCGACCTGCCTAGCATGGTCAATCATCACTGGACCAAGGCGATGACGGCCAGTCCGGATGGGCAATTCCTGTACGTGGGCATTGGTTCCAACAGCAATATTACTGAAAACGGACTGGATGTAGAGGCGGATCGCGCCATGGTCTGGGAGATCGATGCCAAAAGCGGTGCTCACCGACCTTATGCAACCGGTCTGCGCAATCCAACGGCGTTAGCTATCTTGCCTGGCACTAGCCAGTTATGGGCCGTGATCAACGAACGTGATGAGCTCGGTCCACGACTGGTACCTGATTACTTGACCTCAGTTCAAGAGGGTAAGTTTTATGGTTGGCCCTACAGCTATTGGGGACAAAATGTCGATCCGCGGGTCAAGCCAGAGCAACCTGATATGGTAGCCGCCGCGATTGCTCCAGACTACAGCCTTGGGTCGCACAAAGCTCCTTTGGGCATAGCGTTCTCAACGACAACCATGGGCGGCAAGTTCAGCGAAGGCGCATTCATCGGTGAGCATGGCAGCTGGAACCGTTCAGACCCAGCGGGTTATGACGTAGTGTTCGTCCCATTTAGCAACGGTAAGCCAGCCGGAGACCCAGTTAACTTTGTCACTGGATTCCAGGGCGAAAATGGTAAGACCTTTGGTCGACCAGTAGGCGTGACAGTGGATCCAAAAGGGGCACTCATCGTTGCCGATGACCTTTCTAATACCATTTGGCGGGTGACCCCAAATTGA
- a CDS encoding DUF2231 domain-containing protein, which yields MTSAVARHSGTALHPLHAFFLAGMVPLFIGVLLNDYAYWSSYELQWKNFASWMLIGALVFNGLAMLGSILSLVRADKRMGTPMAYFLLLLVTFVLGILNSFIHAKDVWASMPTGLILSVITVILACIATWIGLTSWRIGGTR from the coding sequence ATGACTAGTGCTGTTGCCCGACACTCCGGCACCGCGCTGCACCCGCTGCATGCGTTTTTTTTGGCCGGAATGGTGCCTCTGTTTATCGGGGTCTTACTTAACGATTACGCCTATTGGTCCAGCTACGAGCTTCAATGGAAGAACTTCGCTTCTTGGATGCTTATAGGTGCGCTGGTATTTAATGGTTTGGCCATGCTAGGCTCAATTTTATCTCTAGTTCGCGCTGATAAGCGCATGGGTACACCAATGGCTTATTTTCTGTTGCTACTGGTCACTTTTGTACTAGGTATCCTCAACTCATTTATCCATGCAAAGGATGTCTGGGCCAGTATGCCGACTGGGCTTATTCTATCTGTTATCACTGTCATTCTGGCCTGCATTGCAACCTGGATTGGCCTCACAAGCTGGCGCATTGGAGGTACAAGATGA
- the pqqA gene encoding pyrroloquinoline quinone precursor peptide PqqA — protein MQWTKPAFQDIRIGFEVTMYFEAR, from the coding sequence ATGCAGTGGACCAAACCAGCTTTTCAAGACATCCGTATCGGTTTTGAAGTTACTATGTATTTCGAAGCCCGTTAA
- a CDS encoding DUF1244 domain-containing protein, whose product MAKLESNIELEAAAFRRLLAHLDERKDVQNIELMNLADFCRNCLSKWYKAAGEERGIEIEYEDARELVYGMPYAEWKEKYQQKATPEQLARFNEIEAAKNKMD is encoded by the coding sequence ATGGCAAAATTAGAATCAAACATCGAGTTAGAAGCGGCAGCATTCCGTCGTTTACTAGCTCATTTAGACGAGCGTAAAGATGTACAAAACATCGAGCTGATGAACCTTGCCGACTTTTGTCGTAACTGTTTATCCAAATGGTATAAGGCGGCTGGTGAAGAACGTGGGATTGAAATCGAATACGAGGATGCGCGCGAGCTTGTTTATGGTATGCCTTATGCCGAGTGGAAAGAGAAGTATCAACAGAAAGCAACGCCAGAGCAGTTAGCGCGCTTTAACGAGATTGAAGCTGCTAAGAATAAAATGGATTAA
- a CDS encoding SRPBCC family protein → MFKIKVERIVKKPIDEVFEALSDHASYGSFKAVGVAKLVAEGNEERNGVGALRSIQTGPVKFWERITAFERPTHMQYQIEKSKPIKMQHDKGIIDLKDLGDGTTHVTWVSEGRLIVPLPLVGRLFDRQMQKQGTIGFSSILKSIESR, encoded by the coding sequence ATGTTTAAAATAAAAGTAGAGCGCATTGTCAAAAAACCGATTGATGAGGTATTTGAAGCACTGAGTGACCATGCCAGTTATGGCTCATTTAAAGCGGTGGGGGTTGCTAAATTAGTAGCTGAAGGTAATGAGGAGCGCAATGGCGTTGGGGCTTTACGTAGCATTCAAACGGGACCCGTTAAGTTCTGGGAGCGGATTACAGCGTTTGAGCGTCCTACTCATATGCAATACCAAATCGAAAAATCTAAACCCATCAAAATGCAGCATGATAAAGGTATCATTGATTTAAAAGACTTGGGCGATGGCACCACACACGTGACTTGGGTATCTGAGGGACGATTGATTGTACCACTGCCATTAGTCGGTCGCCTGTTTGACCGTCAAATGCAGAAACAAGGAACTATAGGTTTTAGTAGCATACTCAAATCTATAGAAAGCCGCTAA